The segment GTTACAAATCCCAGTAGAACGCCTTCGTTAAACATCTTTTAGTGCTCTATCTATGTCTTCTTTCAGGTCTTCAACGTTTTCTATACCAATAGATAACCTTATTAAGGTTTCTGTAATTCCAAGTCTTTCTTTCTCTTCTTTTGGAAGGTTCCTGTGAGATGTAAAAGCAGGTCTTGTTATTAGTGATTCGACCGCTCCCAGGCTCGGTGCTTTCTTAATAAGCTGGAGGGAATCCATGAAAAAGGCAGCTCCATCTGCTGTTGTATCTATGTCGAAGGACACCATTCCCCCAAAACCGTCCATCTGAGATTTAGCTATCTCATGATCTGGATGCGACTCTAATCCAGGATAATATACTTTCTTTACTTTAGGATGTTTTTCTAACCATCTTGCTATTTCCATAGCACTTTCATTTTGCTTTTCGACTCTTAAAGCAAGAGTCTTAATTCCTCTTAAAACGAGATAAGCATCAAAGGGTCCTAAAATGTTTCCAAAAATTCTTCTTACATCCCATATTTTAGCTATGTCTTCTTTATTACCAACAACTATTCCTCCCATTGTATCGTTATGCCCGCATAGGTACTTAGTAGCGCTATGGATAATTATGTCTGCTCCAAAAAGCCTGGGGCGCTGGTTTATTGGGGTAGCAAAAGTGTTGTCCACTACTACCTTAATACCCAATTTTTTAGCTTTTATTGTCAAATTTTTTATGTCAATAACCCTTAAGGTCGGATTCGTTGGGCTTTCAAGGTAAAGAAGGCTTACCATTCCTTTATCTATAATATCTTCTATTTGTTCCTTTTCTTCTACTGAATGAATAAATACTTTAATTCCATATTGTGGGAGAAAATCTTTAGCGAAAACTAGAGTATCCCCATAAACTTCTTTGATAATGAGTATACTTTGTCCTGCTCTTAATAATGCAAGAAGGGTACACGTTATAGCTCCCATTCCTGATGAGAAAGATACTCCATCTTCACATCTTTCAAGTTGAGCAACCTTTTTTTCTAATGCTCTAACTGTTGGG is part of the Synergistota bacterium genome and harbors:
- a CDS encoding PLP-dependent aspartate aminotransferase family protein; translated protein: MHLETEVVLSLIEEFERGKPIVMPIYPSAVYEFQREEDEFNILWKKETGYRYGRWSNPTVRALEKKVAQLERCEDGVSFSSGMGAITCTLLALLRAGQSILIIKEVYGDTLVFAKDFLPQYGIKVFIHSVEEKEQIEDIIDKGMVSLLYLESPTNPTLRVIDIKNLTIKAKKLGIKVVVDNTFATPINQRPRLFGADIIIHSATKYLCGHNDTMGGIVVGNKEDIAKIWDVRRIFGNILGPFDAYLVLRGIKTLALRVEKQNESAMEIARWLEKHPKVKKVYYPGLESHPDHEIAKSQMDGFGGMVSFDIDTTADGAAFFMDSLQLIKKAPSLGAVESLITRPAFTSHRNLPKEEKERLGITETLIRLSIGIENVEDLKEDIDRALKDV